In the Trinickia acidisoli genome, ACGTTTGCATCGCAATGCCTGTAAGGCATGTCTGACAGCCGGGCCGAAAACCGGACACGAATCACGTCCCCGGCTGATTTCCAGGGGGAGCGGTTTGCCTGACACTCGAGGCATCTCCTTGAAATCGCTTTCTTCTTATGCCATGAAGGTGCTACTCGTAGAAGACTACGCGCCGATCCGCGAGCGCTTATGCGACCTCGTGCGGACCGTCCCCGGCGCGCAAATCGTGGCCGAGGCCGACGAACCCGCCACGGCCGTTGCCGCCATCGACGCGAACGAGCCCGACGTCGTCATCGTCGATTTGCAGTTGAAAGCAGGCACGAGCGGCCTGACGATTCTGAAGTGGCTGCACGAGCACCGGCCCGCGACGGCCGTCATCGTGCTCAGCAATTCGGCCTATGCGCAAATGCGCAAGGTTTGCTATGGCCTCGGCGTGCGGCTCTTTCTGGACAAGGCCGGCGAGTTCGGCCAACTGCATGCGGCGCTGAGCGAGCTTGCCCGCCGCTGTCCGCCTGCATCGTCCCCGCCGTCCTCGTCTTGAGCGGCGGCCATCCGCCGCCTGTCGATCCGCTTTCTTGTTCGGCCCATGACCGCGGCGGTGACGCGCGGCGGCTGCGTCGCGCTGCGTTTGGCTGAATGGCGCGGCCTGTAGGCGAATGCCGACACCGATACCCACCCGCCTACGCGATCTTCAGCGAGGCCTTATTTTCAGCGCTCGCGGCGCGGCCAATACTTCAGACATCGGATACCGCATCCGCGGAGCCGGACGAAAAACCTCATCGCCCGGCCCCCGACGAAACGCCATACGGAGAACCGCCATGTCGACCCAAGCCGCGAATCAAGCCACGACCGACGAGGTCGACGACATTCTCGAACTCGCGCGCAGCGCCGGCCTGCTCGTGACGCTCGACGGCCAGATCGGCCGCGAGAAATATCAAAGCGTCGCCGGCTCGCTGACGTCGTTCCTGCGTTTCGTCAACGCGCTGCGTGCGACGCTCGCGGCCGACATTCCCCTCTGAGCCGATCCGCGATGCGCGAGAGGCGGTGCACGCATGCCTGCGTCGAGCCCTCGGCCGGCATAACGGCAAGCAAGCGGACGTCTTTCATTTCTCTGACCTATTCTTCCTCCTGAGCCCTTTCGCGCTGACCGCGGATCGGCGCAGGACGGTTTGCAAGCCCGCCGCTGCGTCATAATTGGCAGCCGGACGCTAATCTAGGACAATTTGTCATAAGTCTACGGATTCGCGCAAAACGCGATCGCCGGCTCGACTTTTCGGCCCCGCGCCCGCTTTTCAGGCGACGCGGGAAAGCGTTTACCCGCAGGATGCGCATGCCCCCAGCAGGAAACCCGTCACCCTCCGCCACGCCGCCCGGCAACAGAACGAAGCCGGACGCGCCGCTGCGCGGCCCGCTACTGGCGGCGGCCGCCACCGCCATCATCGTCTTGCTCGCCGCATTCATCTCGGCGACGATCGTGCGCGAGCATTTGCTCGATGTCGCTCAGGCGAATTTCGATGCTCGCGCCTCGCATGTCACCTCCGATGTGAGGCGCGAATTGCTGCTTTGCACCGAGTTGCTCCGCGGCGCGAGCGGCTTCGTCGTCGCACAAGCTCAGCAAGCTGGCGACGGCACACCGTCCCCCGACGCGTGGGACCGATACATTTCGCGGCTCGATTTGGACGACGCCCCGCCCTGCGTGCGAACGCTCGGCTACGCCGACGCGTCGTCCGCCATCGCCGCGGCGCCCTCGGGCGCCAGCGCCGCCGCGGCACCCGAGGCGCTCGCGCATACCGTACTGATGTGGCCGCCGCGAGGCGACACGCCTGACGACGGCGACCTCGGGGTCAGCGACGTCACGCGCGCCGCGTTGATGCGCGCGGTCAACAGCGGTCAAGTGGCGATGTCGATCCGGCCCATGCCGCGCGAGAGCGCCAACGAAACGGAGCCTGCCGAAGGCCAACCGCGCGCGCGCGTCGACCTCTATCTGCCGGTCTACCGTACCGCGCCGCCGCCCGCGCTCGAACCGGCACGGCGTGCCGCGCTGATCGGCTTCGCACTCGCACGATTGGACACCGAGTACCTGTTCGCGAGCGTCGCCGCGCACGAGCCGCGCATGGCGCTCCACGTCTTGGGCGGAGCGCCGCCGATGGCCCTCTACCCGCCCGGCGTGCCGCTCGGCGCGCAAGACGAAGGCCTACCGCGCTTTCACCGCACCGATATGCTGCGCTTCGGAGGAGAAGCGCTGTCGCTCGCCTATGCGACGAGCGACCCCTCGCTCGCGACGTCGGCCGATTTCAGCAGCAGTGCGATCCTGTCGGCCGGCTTCGCAGCCGCACTCATCGCCGGCATCGCGATTTTCGTCTTCGTGCGCAAACGCGGCACGACGCTTGCCGAGGCCGGATTGGCGCGCTCGCGCGCGTCGCAGGACGAGGCGCGGCTGATGGCGATCATCCGCTCGTCGAGCGAGGCGATCATCACGCTCGACGAGCAGCAGCGCATCGTCATGTTCAACCCGGCTGCGGAGCAGGTGCTCCGCTGTTCGGCGATGGAGGCGATCGGCATGTCCATCGACCGTTTCATCCCCGCGCGCTTTCGGGACGCCCATCGCAAGCACGTCGAGCGGTTCGGCGAGACGGGCGTCACCGAGCGCAAGATGGGAAGGCAGCAGCCGGTTCTCGTGGGCCTTCGCGCCGACGGCGAGGAGTTTCCGATCGAAGCCTCGATTTCGCAAATCCTCGACGCCCACGGCAAGCTCTATACCGTCATGATGCGCGACGTGACCGAACGCGTGCGTGCCGAGGATGCGCTCAAGGCGTCCCAGCAAGAGCTGCGCGAACTGTCGGCCAATCTGCAAAGCGTGCGCGAAGACGAAAAGACGCGGATCGCACGCGAGCTGCACGACGACCTCGGCCAGCAGCTCACGGCATTGAAGATGGA is a window encoding:
- a CDS encoding response regulator transcription factor, encoding MKSLSSYAMKVLLVEDYAPIRERLCDLVRTVPGAQIVAEADEPATAVAAIDANEPDVVIVDLQLKAGTSGLTILKWLHEHRPATAVIVLSNSAYAQMRKVCYGLGVRLFLDKAGEFGQLHAALSELARRCPPASSPPSSS
- a CDS encoding PAS domain S-box protein; this encodes MPPAGNPSPSATPPGNRTKPDAPLRGPLLAAAATAIIVLLAAFISATIVREHLLDVAQANFDARASHVTSDVRRELLLCTELLRGASGFVVAQAQQAGDGTPSPDAWDRYISRLDLDDAPPCVRTLGYADASSAIAAAPSGASAAAAPEALAHTVLMWPPRGDTPDDGDLGVSDVTRAALMRAVNSGQVAMSIRPMPRESANETEPAEGQPRARVDLYLPVYRTAPPPALEPARRAALIGFALARLDTEYLFASVAAHEPRMALHVLGGAPPMALYPPGVPLGAQDEGLPRFHRTDMLRFGGEALSLAYATSDPSLATSADFSSSAILSAGFAAALIAGIAIFVFVRKRGTTLAEAGLARSRASQDEARLMAIIRSSSEAIITLDEQQRIVMFNPAAEQVLRCSAMEAIGMSIDRFIPARFRDAHRKHVERFGETGVTERKMGRQQPVLVGLRADGEEFPIEASISQILDAHGKLYTVMMRDVTERVRAEDALKASQQELRELSANLQSVREDEKTRIARELHDDLGQQLTALKMDLSSVEQSLADIPSAPPPVLTQLSGMRRLIDSTVGSVRRIAADLRPVMLDDLGLLPAIDWLLTDFTTRYGIEIERRIEPGGAQFSRNGATTLFRIVQEALTNVARHAEATRVSISLVAEDDQCLLRIADNGCGARGAQGNEGHGEKSFGLLGIRERAHILGGSVSVETALKQGFALTVRIPLAAIQQEEALP